DNA sequence from the Uloborus diversus isolate 005 chromosome 1, Udiv.v.3.1, whole genome shotgun sequence genome:
CCTGCACGTATTATGCGTGAattttttgacttaataaactagcAAACCAAACTTTAtcaacaaaatgttcgttttagtaGCGACTTCGTATTAACCGTGGTCGTATTAGGACAGCTCAATTGTATCCAAATTATTCACCAATATCTATAATTATTTGCTGTAAGCTATTTTAGAGTTGTTTATGCTCACATCTGCACTCAACTATTTCAGGATTCTTCCAGTTTACATCTACTTTATCCTCTTCATTTTCCTGTTGGAACTCTTTGGTTCTGGTCCTTTTTGGAACGATTTTGCTGCATCACAAATTCAAAACTGCTACAACAAATGGTGGTACAATTTATTGTTCATAAATAATCTCTATGATGCTGAAAGCATGGTAAGAATTTccacatattttattaaaataagttattaaatatcttgtttttcaaacatttctatATGCCTTCAAAAAACATACGAAGTATTTTTTCTAACTGCTAGTAGAACAATATGTAATCTTCATTTCAGTGTGCTCATCATACTTGGTACTTGGCCTGCGATTTTCAATTTTACCTGGCAGCCATATTTATCCTCCTCCCACTAATaaagtaagaatgtatatattgccaactttcaaaaatatttcttttgggtGAGTTTTGTATGAAGTATTTCACCGTAATTATTCAAACCTATTAAAAatgacatttgcatttattttattaatgcaattTGTCTTTTTAGATAAAACCGTAATATATATTACtgatatttttaatcattctaacttgtaaaatactttacacttttcattttaattggCAACTTAAATGGCTAAATGAAGGAAAATATGAACGGTTCACTCAGTTATTGTAATTTGTCATAAAACTTGGATGCTTATTTTTCTCAATGCCCAAATTTTACGTCTAGTATTCAGCAATATACTGAAATTGATAAGAAGGAAATCTAAGCAGTCAATTTTTCTTTCAGTCAGAAAGGTTAAATTTTTTAGATTCTTAATTGCATCTTCCAGCCATGAATTCTCCTATCCTCATCTCCATCTATTTTATGCATTGGTTaggattagggattgcaataccggaccaaaaatgcaataccagcattcggtatttttttttaaacgagataCCGAAATAATTGTATTGATATAGGTTTAGATTCTTTATTGCATCTTCCAGCCATGAATTCTCCTATCCTCTTCTTCTATTTTATGCATTGGTTAGGATAAGGGATtccaataccggaccaaaaatgcaataccagcattcggtatttttttttaaacgagataCCGAAATAATTGTATTGATATAGGTTTAGATTCTTTATTGCATCTTCCAGCCATGAATTCTCCTATCCTCTTCTCCTTCTATTTTATGCATTGGTTAGGATAAGGGATTCCAATACCGAAcgaaaaatgcaataccggtattcggtattctTTTTTTAAACGCGATACCGAAGTTATTGTAGTGATACCGGTTTAGATTCTTCATTGCATCTTCCAGTCTTGAATTCCCTTATCCTCTTCTCCATCTATTTTATGCATTGGTTaggattagggattgcaataccggaccaaaaatgcaataccagcattcggtattttttttaaacgagataCTGAAATATCTGTATTGATATAGGTTTAGATTCTTTATTGCATCTTTCAGCCATGAATTCTCCTATCCTCTTCTCCTTCTATTTTATGCATTGGTTAGGATAAGGGATTCCAATACCGAACGAAAAATGCAATACCGGCAATCGGTATTCTTTTTTTAAACGCGATACCGAAGTTATTGTAGTGATACCGGTTTAGATTCTTTATTGCATCTTCCAGTCTTGAATTCCCTTATCCTCTTCTCCATCTATTTTATGCATTGGTTaggattagggattgcaataccggaccaaaaatgcaatagcGGCATTCGGTATTGTTTAAACGCGATACCGAAATAATTGTATTGATACCGGTTTAGATTATTGCATCTTCCAGCCATGAATTCTCCTATCCTCTTCTCCATCTATTTTATGCATTAGTTAAGATTGGAGATTGCAATAcaggaccaaaaatgcaataccggcattcggtattttttaaaacgcGATACAGAAATAATTGTATTGATATCGGTTTttcgaaatttcccaaaaaagGATTAAGAACATATTGTTCCGTTGTCATATTTCgtaattttgttcaataaaagAGCATTATTTATGCAAATTCAATGTGaacaaattataaaatgaaagaacaaactcatattaaaaatttaataaaaacaagaaacttAATAAtctattaaattttttctaaGCCAGAACTAATTTTAGTGCACAAGTTTCCtgcaaagaaaaataatctttatgaaTTCACGCAGTTTGGAGGTACTGTTAATAATGCCCGATACCCCTCCTCTAATTTCCTCTCGAAGTTTTCACCTTCATATAATTCAGTTTCTTGAGTGTTGGATTTGGATAAAACATTTGTGTGCATGTGCTTCTTTTGTAttacgtttttctttctttctctctctcttttttttaatttttaatttacaccTAGTTATAATTTCTCTTCGAGAGATAATTATTTTCCTATATTAACATTATCTTCAACAATTTCCTCTTGATCAGAAtgtttttgtatttgctttttgATATccttttggtttgaaatttacgatgatcttgtttttatttatttatttatttttttttttttttggattttgttgatttttttttcatttgttttcgtttacttttcgaaattctttacaacagtgtaaatatctgaaaatatgtccAAGTTCCTAAGCCTTTCATCTTTTCAACTTTCAACATCAATCAAACTTTCAAGGAAATATATAACTGCTAAATATTATCTTTCTcagtacaataaaactaaatatgaAGGGCAACAAACCAATAAAGCTGAATACAGATTACCATTTGTTatacaaacaagaaaaaatatttttttgaaaattcagaaCAAACACAACTATTTTTAAACATATCAAAAAGTATAACTTATTTGGAGTACAAATACATCCTTAACCACActttaaattaactttcacaaaagagaAAGTTAGTGatcaaggaaatgaaaaaaaaaaataaaaacttggttCACATAAGCGCAGGAAAATTCGCTTCATTACACTATTTAGTGatgaaaatgtcattttcaaatctttctgctacttttattttattgatattctatTAATCCGTGctattatatacagggtgttcagttttaacctgcaagacctttattttcgcaaccattagtcctagttgtatacttccaattgaaaaaatgttcaaaatcagatgcagagttgagatattgaaagttttaagtcaaaaaaaagtgagtcaaaaaatacaaaatgcatttttttatacgggccccaagtCCCCTTACTTATGCATAGGGAAATTTTatccattgaaaaatcattccaacagaAAACGTTTGACATTagtgcgaccaatattcaccgagctgtgaaacgcagcgttttgcactcgccatcaataacaccgtttgggggaaaatatagcggttaacaagggtttaaaattatatgtgtgctggagtgatttttcaaattgctcGAAGTTTTGTAGTTTGCTTTTGCGTATCGTGGCATggcatttgaatttattttggaatagcaaggaaaaatataaacacttattttatttacttcgacaacctgacattcctctgaaagcgcgataagttccaatctcatcttttgtatggtcccttaaaacgttaaactcgaatatctccttgagctttggtggcacaaatgtcaagtttttttgcgtcagtaatagttttcaatggagattatttctctaaatattagttagatgCCCTGGAgcctgtataaaaatttaaaattaatattttttggctcttttttgtttttgattcaagcattcaatatcttaaccctgcatctgatttcgagcatttttgcaattggaagtatacatctaggagtaacgtttgcgaaaataaaggtcttgtaggtccaaaacggaacaccctgtataaagtcaaatttttcgcaccaatagattgattttggtactgtcTCATCGAAATTTGAAAAGtgaatttaaaataacagtagatatccaacaagttaaattttgaactctttaattaaaaactctgataataccgaaaataccgatattttaccccagcaaatactggtattagtaaattgaaaaattactcgaaataccggtattcggtatactgaTATCGCAATCACTAGTGAGGATGTGAAATTTTCTAGATTCAGCATGAATAAGTACAGCGATAGAGTACAGCACCGTTTGTACGATATTGCACTATAATATAGCTCAATATTTTATCGGTATCATCAGTGAGAAGACTGATGATGTACTGTTGTTAATGAACTGTTGACCTGAATAAATGTATTCATAGAATTAAACATTTCACGCGACTGAAAGATATTTTAATCGTTTATTACTCTTTTATCTTTGGAACTCGATTCTAAAGAATAACTATCCTctgtgcaagttttttttttaatttaaaaagtatataggacctggtaaaataaaattttagaataaaaatatacttttatgcGATAGTACATTCCGTTGTTGGTTATAGCTTAACCAGAGTTTATAAGGTTTCTCTTTTGTTCTCCTTTctttgttaaagttttttaattaatttattttataaacattattaatatttatttatttttcttgtaatattttttaaaactcttttcggCCTAATGTATTTATATTTCGTACGCTACCTCAAAATGAGCTTAACGAGACAAGTTTTAATCATAGAGGGACTTTATTACACATTTTCGAATCCTTTCGTGACACATAATCTAGTGGCGTCACTACGAgggacagggggggggggcggtccgccccgggtttCACACGTTTgtggggtgacacccaaagtggaaatgcaagtttttgaaaaatatgaagctaaaaggcaattttaaaactacaaatttgaaaaatttacggGGGGTAAACCCCCGACCCCCGGATtcgttttttgtacattagcccacttaaaatttcgttgtaacacaaatgtagttgtttctaaaaattgaatgaaattcatgttgacatatttttttttcctttagcgtttctggggggggggggtgacaccactaATTACCACCCCGGGTATCACTTATGCTAGGTTCACCACTGCATAATCTCAAACACATAACAGCTAAGAAGATTTAGAATCCATTCTTTGTTGCTAAAAATCTAAAAACCAATTATTGTTTCCAATTGATATTCAAGTGGGGACTATCTCCTACTTATTTCTGAATTGTAAAACACTAATTaaacaattataataaaacaaattttgaagctTGCTATGACCAACCTAAATGTCTTAATAATTTCTAATCTTGATCTTGTGTTTTCTCTTATGGCAGGCGTCCCAAAGTAGGCATCTCAATGAGTGTCTTCATAATCATCGCATCATCCATTGCTTGTGGTTACGTGACGTGGTTTTACGACTACCCGCCAACAGCCATCTTAAACGGTCCAAATTTCATGTAAGTCATTTATTTAAACGTATGATATTTGTTTAATGCCAATTTGGaatcaaagttttattttaaactagctgcatcgcccgcctttgcacggtttacctcgaaaatgaacgttatgtcaagtgacgcgtgttcaacaatcaggcttgaacaaaaaaaaaaaaaaataataataataatttgaattttgacatcttgaattcaaattatgtttttcgcaatcacgagtgtgtgtatgtaggcgtgtgtgtttgtgtgtgaggcgtatgtgtgtttgtgtgtagtgggcatgtgtatgtgtgtgtaggcatgtgtgtttgtgtcagtgtgcaggcatgaatgtgtgggtagttgtgtgtatgtgtgtgtgtatgtttttgtgtgtttgtatgtgtaagtgtctgtttgtatgtgtttgtgtatgtgtgtgtaggtgtatggtTGTATGTGTGcgggtgtgtgtgtagttgtgtaggtATGCGCGtggtgtgtaggacatggacgcaacctggagacggctttcgctataggagcagcatcgtaaaaGACCCGGCCGatgaataagcaatcgtgattgctcaaaaaaaaaaaaaaaaaaaaaaaaaaaatcagtaaaatttttctaaaaaaattgttttcagaaatttgttttaGAAGCCTTTTAGGTTTAACTTATGTCAAGAACTTGGGACTGCAAGATTTATCACTGACatcatcaaaatttaattaaacttaccttttaCTGATTTTCTCTAACCTATGCAAATGAAGGGGAATAAAACACTTACCTAGGAATGGAGAAAAAGTTATTACCAATAATCAAATTGCATTTAGCTACAACAAAACGCAACTTGTATCAGATTTAACATACTGTTTCttttcaaagtagtttttttttttactcttgctTTCTTGAGATGATgctttgttttgatatttttaatgataaatgttCTTAACACATATGCATTTAGTTAAATCTCGAATAAGTTTTTATCTCAATTTTGTAGAGTATGAAAAGTGCAGCCATGGAACAGGGTATACCAATgatatttcactgaaaaattttatttcatttggaaaatgTTACATTTTGACAAGGTTATACTTGTAAATGAAAAGGTATGAAACgacataaaaatgaaacagttaaatatttatatattccGCCATGGGAGAATGTAGCGAGACATCTCGGGACGCCATTGGAGGCTCTGACTGGGATCGGAGCAAGCGCAGACGCCCGCATGCGCAGGAGAGAGCAAAGGCGCTTATAAAAAGCGGCGTCCAAATGCTGAGGCAAGATGGCGTTCGCGTTGCAAAATTCGACGATTGAGGAGCAGCGAAGGGTTATCCGATTTCTGACAGCGGAAGGTGGGAAACCGGCAGCTATTCATCGGCGGATGGTGACCGTTCACGGGGAGAAATGTGTCTCTAACAAGTCACCAGAGTCACACAAATGGAACTGGACAAGCTCAAATGGGAGACGTTGAACCATCCGCCCTGCAGTCCGGACATGTCTCCCTGCGATTTCTATGTGTTTGGTCTACTGAAGAAACGCCTGAAAGGGAAGCACTTCAACTCGGACGACGTACTCAAGAACACTGTGAAGGACTGGGTCTCGTCACAGCCACAGGAATTCTGGGAACAAGGAATCCTGCGTCTTGTTCATCAGTGGGATCGTTGTGCTCAGACCTATggtgtatattttgaataaagtcTACATTTGTACCCACCGTGTCGTTTCATACCTATTCATTTGATCACCCCTTGTATATGAACTTTTAGTGCTAAAAATGTCCANNNNNNNNNNNNNNNNNNNNNNNNNNNNNNNNNNNNNNNNNNNNNNNNNNNNNNNNNNNNNNNNNNNNNNNNNNNNNNNNNNNNNNNNNNNNNNNNNNNNATGTAGCTGTAGCGTTTGTTATCTTGATACGAAAGGGAGGAACTCAGAAAAGAattaacaaaaagaacaaaagaactaagcaattaaaaatcatggtttatagttgttataataaaaataataatattaatattagtgctattatgattatgattattattgttattattattaatattattattattgttattattattattattattattattattattattattattattattactattataatttttactattctacttattattattactataattatttttactattcttattattactattcttattactactactactactactactactgctactactaatattattattactactactactactactactattattattattattactactactactactactactattattattattattattattactattgttattattattactctaaTCGTTGCTATTAATATTGTTGTTTTTGTTGTTATTAAGAGGGATTATGACACCTAGAAGTAATATGGAGGAAAGGCCATAGAtttaaatttgaaggaaaatagTGCAGGTGGAAGGAGCTGAGATATTGCTTGGAGTTTTTTCAAAGCGTGAAAACACTCATTGACATTTTTCAGAGGCGTGAAATTCTTTTTGGGGGCGTGAAATATTAGACAAAAAGTTTCGCCTAGGACCAAACAAGCCTACTTTCTCGTCCCAATATCGACTTTCCggtatctaatcaatattctctaaaaTAGCTTAGACTAAAAATGGGGTCgttgccaaaatttcaaaagtatatttttctgaaagagcatgctcaaaaacataggatctgaccatttttaaaatagtttgccTAAGctctatatttctttaaaaatactttaatcggtgcgctttcattgtttacacttctgccgatgacatggcaaatgataaaatgccattctgtgttgccattcacacggcaaaacatttaattcgcatctttactcacgtgcattggcaacgatatggttgatagcaagcgtagagcgcaatttaattcgcttcttgattatcataacgtggaaacgtggtagaaagatgcgccaaagagtctcatttgtgacgtcatcaagaccacgtcttgtttgaaaatcggacatttaaaaaaaatgattaaaaaataactgttggaaaaataaaagtattttctgggtctatgttttttttttgcttattctatcaatttcagtgactaaaagtagcacttttgactgaaggaaacaaccccgttttgtcaaacataactttttaacattttgagccGATTCCTTAAGCCAAAATATGACTCgctcatctgaaaaaaaaaacgtaaaaaataaacaaagaataaaGTAGTAGgtagcaacttttaaacaatgcagctaaatttttttttctttcattaggaaaaaaaaaaacctgaaatcgctttcaaaagaaaaaaagaattaaaaataacaagCTTATTCAAATAAATGCaagatataaaaaatgaaatcgtTTGCTAAGCTCTTTCTTccggttaaaaataaaaagcctGGAATCTTACTTTTCgctattttcaaaaacataattaaaaaaataaatctatatatataaaaatggagtttggtaaatttgttccctaagatctcagaaactacccggcagatttggctgaaactttcaccgtttgttctttttggtactggggaggtttgtagaccagttcgataaaaatccgattgatagttccttttttattctaatttgtccaaattttcgcataaatgccccaatatgacggttaaaaaatacgtgcacatattaaaactATGTGTCCaccgaaagcgcttatttttttgctgaagatggcatctgttagaaagttctaagttgtatgaaaaacgagttatgagctttttttgttccatgttcgaaggctttcctcaacccaattcattatttagtgtatcatctcaactccca
Encoded proteins:
- the LOC129220015 gene encoding nose resistant to fluoxetine protein 6-like gives rise to the protein MYTLRAIDFFQDFAFQAIANSFHISDTFFVIGGAVSCYVVVTYVKTKGRPFNIPMYIINRLTRILPVYIYFILFIFLLELFGSGPFWNDFAASQIQNCYNKWWYNLLFINNLYDAESMCAHHTWYLACDFQFYLAAIFILLPLIKRPKVGISMSVFIIIASSIACGYVTWFYDYPPTAILNGPNFM